From Streptomyces sp. TLI_053, a single genomic window includes:
- a CDS encoding helix-turn-helix domain-containing protein, producing MPGGRLTQQERQQIALGVADGLAYAEIARRLDRPTSTVTREVMRNGGPTAYRADAAHRATERRAHRSRQAAPRGPQPPEPAAHGRDPEAVRAYEEVFTALVMQQGLPRMMARVLTCLFTTDEGSVTAAELVRRLQVSPASVSKAIAFLEAHGLVRRERDERRRERYVVDGDVWYQSMIAAAQAHARFAGTAREGVGVLGTGTPAAVRLENIARFMDFVGESISRSAEQARDVLHTGANPAPVPAPGATDSEDGI from the coding sequence GTGCCGGGAGGCCGACTCACCCAGCAGGAACGCCAGCAGATCGCACTCGGGGTGGCCGACGGGCTCGCCTACGCGGAGATCGCCAGGCGCCTCGACCGCCCCACCTCGACGGTCACCCGCGAGGTGATGCGCAACGGCGGCCCCACCGCCTACCGCGCCGACGCGGCCCACCGCGCCACCGAGCGCCGCGCCCACCGGAGCCGGCAGGCCGCCCCCCGCGGACCGCAGCCGCCCGAGCCGGCCGCGCACGGGCGCGACCCGGAGGCCGTGCGCGCGTACGAGGAGGTGTTCACCGCCCTGGTGATGCAGCAGGGCCTGCCCAGGATGATGGCCAGGGTCCTGACCTGCTTGTTCACCACCGACGAGGGGAGCGTCACCGCGGCCGAACTCGTCCGGCGGCTCCAGGTGAGCCCGGCGTCCGTCTCCAAGGCGATCGCGTTCCTGGAGGCCCACGGCCTGGTCCGGCGCGAACGCGACGAGCGCCGCCGCGAGCGCTACGTCGTCGACGGCGACGTCTGGTACCAGTCGATGATCGCCGCCGCCCAGGCCCACGCCCGGTTCGCCGGGACCGCCCGGGAGGGCGTCGGCGTGCTCGGCACCGGCACCCCGGCGGCCGTTCGTCTGGAGAACATCGCGCGGTTCATGGACTTCGTCGGCGAGAGCATCAGCCGCTCCGCCGAACAGGCCCGCGACGTCCTCCACACCGGCGCGAACCCGGCCCCGGTGCCGGCCCCGGGAGCGACGGACTCCGAGGATGGGATTTGA
- a CDS encoding DUF4097 family beta strand repeat-containing protein: MEKFATTAPVTAVVGLPAGRVQVIAADRADVTVEVRPAESGRARDIRTAEQAVVGFRDGVLRVDTVPGGRLVGAGAVEITLQVPVGSRIEVASESTELRAVGRLGDVVVQGAYRRIKIDEADSVRLTAVDGDVEVGRLNGPADISTSRGSVRIAEALRGAVVLRTESGDIEVAAAAGVSAALDAGTGHGRISNSLRNDGAAVLDIRATTSYGDIAARSL; this comes from the coding sequence ATGGAGAAGTTCGCCACCACCGCCCCGGTCACCGCTGTCGTCGGCCTGCCGGCCGGCCGGGTCCAGGTGATCGCCGCCGACCGGGCCGACGTCACCGTCGAGGTGCGGCCCGCCGAGTCCGGCCGCGCCCGCGACATCCGCACCGCCGAGCAGGCCGTCGTCGGTTTCCGGGACGGCGTCCTGCGGGTCGACACCGTGCCCGGCGGCCGGCTGGTCGGTGCCGGTGCCGTGGAGATCACCCTCCAGGTGCCCGTCGGCTCCCGGATCGAGGTGGCCTCCGAGAGCACCGAGCTCCGGGCCGTCGGCCGCCTCGGTGACGTCGTCGTGCAGGGTGCCTACCGCCGGATCAAGATCGACGAGGCCGACAGCGTGCGGCTGACCGCGGTCGACGGCGACGTCGAGGTCGGCCGGCTCAACGGCCCGGCCGACATCAGCACCTCCCGGGGCTCCGTCCGGATCGCCGAGGCGCTTCGCGGCGCGGTGGTGCTCCGCACCGAGTCCGGCGACATCGAGGTGGCCGCCGCGGCCGGGGTCTCCGCGGCCCTGGACGCCGGTACCGGGCACGGCCGGATCAGCAACAGCCTGCGCAACGACGGCGCCGCGGTCCTCGACATCCGCGCCACCACCTCCTACGGCGACATCGCCGCCCGGAGCCTGTGA
- a CDS encoding SdrD B-like domain-containing protein: MRIPFRTGRIASVLALLGGTLLGSGLIAPPAQAAISFTKSVDKATASPGENVTYTLRYTCSINECTGGHILDTLPSNMQFVGWTPDPSSVDQAGSTVPATGAMGGTMDIKLQNLSPGTTATITVVMKYPNFTTPNGATSTNSATMSATGETSQNASANTRAEVQPQYTVTKGIQTSSQDGRTVTYQFSPCATDNVPNVDLDSSRLFDTLPPGAVVDTGRSPGWTQVAPGPNTWGYDIGPFVSGNGRGGCRQPGVLVVYYPESDFPSGTTSTNNVDLLGDPLGTDPETTLDSASTTTGQFQPPATGVDVTASKVWRDTVVSGDLNSFSLSATNTSGPATSLTITDPGTGTTDGLYNWIYPQSLQLEPWNPTSIQLTLQYRLNGDPTWLTFSPGSPFNGAANRRVTFAEGAGDPANDVLGIPAGRWLDGLRFTWNGPIPTGWSPGNAVQLVTQVATPGHDGRAAPVPLTNCVDTSATDGTNNASANACASTTITQATNLGAAKTTVSGELSAPGGMATFQVIPYNRSARDLDRPLVLLDLLPPGVVYIDGSARPDPNYPDAKAPESITVTPGPDGRQLLRMQWPAGAPDSTYLHDPLAYRMLFDVQVASSIRSGELTNDVYVTVDQPTDPVACMFSGSDSGSTPDVLDLNGNGNTTELLCHASSKIQVDVPSVLRSFKEVKGDLDSDYLSIGTATPGGHISYRMTVRNDSPDPVTDFIAYDKLPTPGDNYVLTQDAQRGSTWTPSLSEPIVSSDPTVVIEYTTDANPCVESALVDRTGCNANAVWTTAFPAPGTATWFRVHRAGAMASGESFTLTWPMVTPFDAPDTEYAWNSFAFTATDNEGRQLLPAEPAKVGVAVKRVTEPNNALGDFVWVDKDGSGVQKPGDTGVPGVKVDLLDENGQPVRDKDGRPVTTTTDANGLYLFDNLPDGTYQVRFDLTTLPQGAKVTVRGAGTDPTKDSDADPTTGLTQTVTLSGGQRYLDLDMGIVQPPPPADNALGDFVWVDKDGSGVQKPGDTGVPGVKVDLLDGNGQPVVDANGRPVTTTTDANGLYLFDNLPDGTYQVRFDLSTLPQGAKVTTRASGTDPTKDSDADPTTGLTQTVTLSGGRRYLDLDMGVVLRSSSPSPSPSPSPTSSPSPTSSPSPTSSPSPTASPSPTSSPSPTASPSPTASPTSSSPSATTTTTASTVPTHRPTHHRPTGEPLPDTGSSAADGLIAALGGLAVLGGLLLCLVAYRRPGRHS, encoded by the coding sequence ATGCGTATTCCCTTCCGGACCGGGCGGATCGCCTCGGTTCTCGCCCTCCTAGGAGGAACCCTCCTGGGCAGCGGCCTGATCGCCCCACCGGCGCAGGCCGCCATCTCCTTCACCAAGAGCGTGGACAAGGCGACCGCCTCCCCGGGGGAGAACGTCACCTACACCCTCCGGTACACGTGCTCGATCAACGAATGCACCGGCGGACACATCCTCGACACCCTGCCGTCGAACATGCAGTTCGTCGGCTGGACCCCCGACCCCTCCTCGGTCGACCAGGCCGGCTCCACCGTGCCCGCGACCGGCGCGATGGGCGGCACGATGGACATCAAGCTGCAGAACCTCAGCCCCGGCACCACCGCCACCATCACGGTGGTCATGAAGTACCCCAACTTCACCACCCCCAACGGCGCCACCTCCACCAACTCGGCCACCATGAGTGCCACCGGTGAGACCTCGCAGAACGCGAGCGCCAACACCAGGGCCGAGGTCCAGCCGCAGTACACGGTGACCAAGGGCATCCAGACCAGCAGCCAGGACGGGCGCACCGTCACCTACCAGTTCAGCCCCTGCGCCACCGACAACGTGCCCAACGTCGACCTGGACAGCAGCCGTCTGTTCGACACCCTGCCGCCGGGCGCGGTGGTGGACACCGGCCGCTCGCCGGGCTGGACCCAGGTGGCCCCCGGTCCCAACACCTGGGGCTACGACATCGGCCCGTTCGTGTCCGGCAACGGCCGCGGCGGCTGCCGCCAGCCGGGTGTCCTGGTCGTGTACTACCCGGAGAGCGACTTCCCCAGCGGCACCACCTCCACCAACAACGTGGACCTGCTGGGCGACCCGCTCGGCACCGACCCCGAGACCACGCTGGACTCCGCCTCCACCACCACCGGCCAGTTCCAGCCCCCGGCCACCGGTGTGGACGTCACCGCCAGCAAGGTGTGGCGCGACACCGTCGTCTCCGGCGACCTCAACAGCTTCAGCCTGTCGGCCACCAACACCTCCGGCCCGGCCACCAGCCTGACCATCACCGACCCCGGTACCGGCACCACCGACGGCCTCTACAACTGGATCTACCCCCAGTCCCTCCAGCTGGAGCCGTGGAACCCCACCAGCATCCAGCTCACCCTCCAGTACCGGCTCAACGGTGACCCGACCTGGCTGACCTTCAGCCCCGGAAGCCCCTTCAACGGCGCCGCCAACCGCCGGGTCACCTTCGCCGAGGGCGCCGGCGACCCGGCCAACGACGTCCTCGGCATCCCCGCCGGCCGCTGGCTCGACGGCCTCCGGTTCACCTGGAACGGCCCCATCCCCACCGGCTGGAGCCCCGGCAACGCGGTGCAGCTGGTCACCCAGGTCGCCACCCCCGGCCACGACGGGCGCGCCGCCCCCGTCCCGCTGACCAACTGTGTCGACACCTCCGCGACCGACGGCACCAACAACGCCAGTGCCAACGCCTGCGCCAGCACCACGATCACTCAGGCCACCAACCTCGGCGCGGCCAAGACCACCGTCTCCGGCGAGCTGTCCGCCCCCGGCGGCATGGCGACCTTCCAGGTCATCCCCTACAACCGCAGCGCCCGTGACCTGGACCGCCCGCTCGTCCTGCTCGACCTGCTGCCGCCCGGCGTCGTCTACATCGACGGCTCCGCCCGGCCGGACCCGAACTACCCGGACGCCAAGGCCCCCGAGTCGATCACCGTCACCCCCGGCCCCGACGGCCGCCAGCTGCTGAGGATGCAGTGGCCGGCCGGCGCGCCCGACTCCACCTACCTGCACGACCCGCTGGCCTACCGGATGCTCTTCGACGTCCAGGTCGCCAGCAGCATCCGCTCCGGTGAACTGACCAACGACGTCTACGTCACCGTCGACCAGCCGACCGACCCGGTCGCCTGCATGTTCTCCGGCTCCGACAGCGGCAGCACCCCGGACGTGCTCGACCTCAACGGCAACGGCAACACCACCGAGCTGCTCTGCCACGCCTCCTCCAAGATCCAGGTGGACGTGCCCAGCGTGCTGCGCTCGTTCAAGGAGGTGAAGGGCGACCTCGACTCCGACTACCTGAGCATCGGCACCGCTACCCCCGGCGGCCACATCTCCTACCGGATGACCGTCCGCAACGACTCGCCGGACCCGGTCACCGACTTCATCGCCTACGACAAGCTGCCCACCCCCGGCGACAACTACGTGCTCACCCAGGACGCGCAGCGCGGCAGCACCTGGACGCCCTCGCTGAGCGAGCCGATCGTCAGCAGCGACCCGACCGTGGTGATCGAGTACACCACCGACGCCAACCCCTGTGTCGAGAGCGCGCTGGTCGACCGGACCGGCTGCAACGCGAACGCGGTCTGGACCACCGCCTTCCCCGCCCCGGGGACGGCGACCTGGTTCCGCGTCCACCGCGCCGGCGCGATGGCCTCCGGGGAGTCCTTCACCCTGACCTGGCCGATGGTCACCCCGTTCGACGCTCCGGACACCGAGTACGCCTGGAACAGCTTCGCCTTCACCGCCACCGACAACGAGGGCCGGCAGCTGCTGCCCGCCGAGCCGGCCAAGGTCGGCGTCGCGGTGAAGCGGGTCACCGAGCCGAACAACGCGCTCGGTGACTTCGTCTGGGTCGACAAGGACGGCTCCGGCGTCCAGAAGCCCGGCGACACCGGCGTCCCCGGCGTCAAGGTCGACCTGCTGGACGAGAACGGCCAGCCGGTGCGCGACAAGGACGGCCGACCCGTCACCACCACCACCGACGCCAACGGCCTGTACCTCTTCGACAACCTCCCCGACGGCACCTACCAGGTGCGGTTCGACCTCACCACCCTCCCGCAGGGCGCCAAGGTCACCGTCCGGGGCGCGGGCACCGACCCCACCAAGGACTCCGACGCCGACCCCACCACCGGCCTGACCCAGACCGTCACCCTCTCCGGCGGCCAGCGCTACCTCGACCTCGACATGGGCATCGTCCAGCCCCCGCCACCGGCCGACAACGCGCTCGGTGACTTCGTCTGGGTCGACAAGGACGGCTCCGGCGTCCAGAAGCCCGGCGACACCGGCGTCCCCGGCGTCAAGGTCGACCTGCTCGACGGCAACGGACAGCCCGTCGTCGACGCCAACGGCCGACCCGTCACCACCACCACCGACGCCAACGGCCTGTACCTCTTCGACAACCTCCCCGACGGCACCTACCAGGTGCGGTTCGACCTCTCCACGCTGCCGCAGGGCGCCAAGGTCACCACCCGCGCCTCCGGCACCGACCCCACCAAGGACTCCGACGCCGACCCCACCACCGGCCTGACCCAGACCGTCACCCTCTCCGGCGGCCGGCGCTACCTCGACCTCGACATGGGCGTCGTGCTCCGGTCCTCGTCCCCGTCCCCGTCCCCGTCGCCCTCGCCGACGTCCTCGCCCTCGCCGACCTCGTCGCCGAGCCCGACGTCCTCGCCGTCGCCCACCGCCTCGCCCAGCCCGACGTCCTCGCCGTCGCCGACCGCTTCGCCCTCGCCGACCGCGTCCCCGACGTCGTCGTCCCCGTCCGCCACGACCACGACCACCGCGTCCACGGTCCCGACCCACCGGCCGACCCACCACCGGCCGACCGGCGAGCCGCTGCCGGACACCGGCAGCTCCGCCGCCGACGGCCTGATCGCGGCCCTCGGAGGCCTCGCCGTCCTCGGCGGTCTGCTCCTGTGCCTGGTCGCCTACCGCCGCCCGGGACGGCACAGCTGA